Proteins from a single region of Oscillospiraceae bacterium:
- a CDS encoding GNAT family N-acetyltransferase: PDFHNRGYATEMLAAVIEDLFQKGYSTVIAGAFENNRASFRVMEKCGMTRIEREDDIFYHNKKQHCLYYAKTAAE; encoded by the coding sequence CCGGATTTTCATAACCGGGGATATGCCACGGAGATGCTGGCTGCTGTGATTGAGGACTTGTTCCAAAAAGGATATTCCACGGTGATTGCCGGCGCGTTTGAAAATAACCGGGCAAGTTTTCGCGTGATGGAGAAATGCGGGATGACGCGCATTGAACGGGAGGACGATATCTTTTATCACAACAAAAAGCAGCACTGTCTTTATTACGCGAAAACGGCAGCGGAGTAG